A single Sporosarcina sp. FSL W8-0480 DNA region contains:
- the fusA gene encoding elongation factor G, with protein MAREFSLENTRNIGIMAHIDAGKTTTTERILFYTGKIHKIGETHEGASQMDWMEQEQERGITITSAATTAQWKGHRVNIIDTPGHVDFTVEVERSLRVLDGAVTVLDAQSGVEPQTETVWRQATTYGVPRLVFVNKMDKTGADFLYSIGTLHDRLQANAHPIQLPIGAEDSFSGIIDLVEMKATMYGNDLGTDTSVEEIPEEYRAQAEEYREKLIEAVVDFDEDLMEKYLGGEELTVQEIKTAIRKATLAVEFYPVVCGTAFKNKGVQLVLDAVVDYLPSPLDIAAMTGINPETEQEEERHSSDEEPFSALAFKVMTDPYVGKLTFFRVYSGVLQSGSYVQNTSKGKRERVGRILQMHANSREEISEVHAGEIAAAVGLKDTGTGDTLCDDKAPIILESMEFPEPVISVAIEPKTKGDQDKMGTALAKLQEEDPTFRAHTDQETGEVIIAGMGELHLDIIVDRLKREFKVEANVGAPQVSYRETFRSSAEVEGKFVRQSGGRGQYGHVWIEFSPNEEGKGFEFQNAIVGGVVPREYIPSVEAGLRDSLNNGVIAGYPLIDVKARLFDGSYHDVDSNEMAFKIAASMALKNAAAKCNPVLLEPMMKVEVIIPEEYMGDIMGDITSRRGRVEGMDARGNAQVVRAMVPLAEMFGYATSLRSNTQGRGVFSMTFDHYEDVPKSIAEEVIKKNKGE; from the coding sequence ATGGCTAGAGAGTTCTCCTTAGAGAATACTCGTAACATTGGTATCATGGCTCACATCGATGCTGGTAAAACAACAACGACTGAGCGGATCCTTTTTTACACAGGTAAGATTCACAAAATCGGAGAAACTCACGAAGGTGCTTCTCAAATGGACTGGATGGAGCAGGAGCAAGAGCGTGGTATCACAATCACATCTGCTGCTACAACAGCTCAATGGAAAGGCCATCGTGTAAACATCATTGACACACCAGGTCACGTGGACTTCACAGTTGAGGTTGAGCGTTCCCTACGTGTTCTTGATGGTGCTGTAACTGTTCTTGATGCTCAATCAGGTGTTGAGCCACAAACTGAAACAGTTTGGCGTCAAGCTACTACTTACGGCGTACCACGTCTTGTATTCGTCAACAAGATGGACAAGACTGGTGCTGATTTCCTTTATTCTATAGGTACACTTCATGACCGTCTTCAAGCTAACGCACATCCAATCCAATTACCGATTGGTGCTGAAGATTCATTTAGCGGAATCATCGACTTAGTCGAGATGAAAGCTACAATGTACGGTAATGACCTTGGTACAGATACATCTGTCGAGGAAATTCCTGAAGAATATCGTGCTCAAGCTGAAGAGTACCGTGAGAAATTGATCGAAGCTGTCGTTGATTTCGATGAAGATCTTATGGAAAAATACCTTGGCGGTGAAGAACTTACAGTTCAAGAAATCAAAACTGCAATCCGTAAAGCAACTCTTGCGGTAGAATTCTACCCGGTTGTTTGTGGTACTGCATTTAAAAACAAAGGTGTACAGCTTGTACTTGACGCTGTAGTCGACTACTTGCCATCACCACTTGATATCGCAGCAATGACAGGTATCAACCCTGAAACTGAACAAGAAGAAGAGCGTCATTCAAGCGATGAAGAGCCATTCTCAGCTCTTGCATTTAAAGTTATGACTGACCCTTACGTTGGTAAGCTTACATTCTTCCGTGTTTATTCAGGAGTCCTTCAATCAGGTTCTTATGTTCAGAACACATCGAAGGGCAAGCGTGAACGTGTAGGACGTATCCTTCAAATGCACGCGAACAGCCGTGAAGAAATCAGCGAAGTACACGCTGGTGAAATCGCAGCTGCAGTTGGTCTAAAAGACACTGGAACAGGTGACACGCTTTGTGACGACAAAGCACCAATCATCCTTGAATCCATGGAATTCCCTGAGCCAGTTATCTCGGTTGCGATCGAACCGAAAACAAAAGGCGACCAGGACAAAATGGGTACTGCTCTTGCGAAACTTCAAGAAGAAGACCCTACATTCCGCGCTCATACAGACCAAGAAACAGGAGAAGTTATCATCGCAGGTATGGGTGAGCTTCACCTTGACATCATCGTTGACCGCTTGAAACGTGAGTTTAAAGTAGAAGCGAATGTCGGTGCACCACAAGTATCTTACCGTGAGACTTTCCGCAGCTCTGCTGAAGTTGAAGGTAAGTTCGTCCGCCAATCAGGTGGTCGTGGTCAATATGGTCACGTTTGGATCGAGTTCTCTCCAAACGAAGAAGGAAAAGGTTTCGAATTCCAAAACGCTATCGTCGGTGGTGTCGTTCCTCGTGAATACATTCCATCCGTTGAAGCAGGACTTCGTGATTCTTTAAACAACGGTGTTATTGCAGGTTATCCGTTGATCGACGTGAAGGCTCGTCTATTCGACGGTTCTTACCATGACGTTGACTCCAACGAGATGGCGTTCAAGATCGCCGCTTCTATGGCACTTAAAAATGCTGCCGCGAAATGTAACCCGGTACTACTTGAGCCGATGATGAAAGTTGAAGTAATCATCCCTGAAGAGTACATGGGTGACATCATGGGTGATATCACATCACGCCGTGGTCGCGTAGAAGGTATGGATGCACGCGGTAACGCACAAGTTGTCCGCGCTATGGTTCCACTTGCAGAAATGTTCGGTTACGCAACTTCACTTCGTTCGAATACACAAGGTCGCGGGGTATTCTCCATGACATTCGATCACTATGAAGATGTTCCGAAATCAATTGCAGAAGAAGTCATTAAGAAAAATAAAGGTGAATAA
- the rplP gene encoding 50S ribosomal protein L16 translates to MLMPKRVKYRRVFRGKMRGTTKGGASVQFGQFGLQATESGWITNRQIESARIAMTRYMKRGGKVWINIFPHKPYTKKPLEVRMGSGKGAVEGWVAVVKPGRVMFEIAGVSEEVAREALRLASHKLPVKSKFVKREEIGGESNES, encoded by the coding sequence ATGTTAATGCCTAAACGCGTTAAATATCGTCGTGTATTCCGTGGTAAAATGCGCGGAACTACAAAAGGCGGAGCATCTGTACAATTTGGTCAATTCGGTTTACAAGCAACTGAATCAGGTTGGATCACTAACCGCCAAATCGAATCCGCTCGTATCGCAATGACACGTTACATGAAACGTGGCGGTAAAGTTTGGATCAACATCTTCCCACATAAACCTTATACGAAAAAGCCTCTTGAAGTCCGGATGGGTTCCGGTAAAGGTGCTGTAGAAGGCTGGGTAGCAGTAGTAAAACCAGGTCGTGTAATGTTTGAAATCGCAGGTGTGTCAGAAGAAGTTGCACGTGAAGCACTTCGCCTCGCATCTCACAAACTGCCTGTAAAGAGCAAGTTTGTAAAACGTGAAGAAATTGGTGGTGAGTCTAATGAAAGCTAA
- the rplN gene encoding 50S ribosomal protein L14, with amino-acid sequence MIQQESRMKVADNSGAREVLTIKVLGGTGRKTANIGDVVVVTVKKATPGGVVKKGDVVKAVIVRTKSGVRRKDGSYITFDENACVIIRDDKSPRGTRIFGPVARELRDNNFMKIISLAPEVL; translated from the coding sequence ATGATTCAACAAGAAAGCCGTATGAAAGTTGCCGATAATTCAGGTGCACGTGAAGTTCTAACAATTAAAGTACTTGGTGGAACTGGTCGTAAAACTGCGAATATCGGTGATGTAGTTGTTGTAACAGTGAAAAAAGCAACACCTGGTGGCGTTGTCAAGAAAGGTGACGTCGTTAAGGCTGTTATCGTTCGTACGAAGAGCGGAGTGCGCCGTAAAGATGGCTCCTACATCACGTTCGACGAAAACGCTTGTGTTATCATCCGTGATGACAAGAGCCCACGTGGAACTCGTATTTTCGGACCTGTTGCACGCGAATTGCGCGACAACAACTTCATGAAAATCATTTCACTTGCTCCAGAAGTTCTTTAA
- the rpsQ gene encoding 30S ribosomal protein S17, producing MTERNQRKVYTGRVVSDKMDKTVTVMVETHKKHSLYGKRVKYSKKFKAHDELNEAKIGDVVRIMETRPLSATKRFRLIEVVEKAVII from the coding sequence ATGACTGAGCGTAACCAGCGCAAAGTATATACAGGCCGTGTTGTATCCGACAAAATGGATAAAACGGTTACCGTAATGGTAGAGACACATAAAAAGCACTCTTTATACGGCAAACGTGTAAAGTATTCTAAAAAATTCAAGGCCCATGACGAACTAAATGAAGCAAAAATCGGCGATGTAGTACGTATTATGGAAACTCGTCCACTATCAGCTACAAAGCGTTTCCGCCTCATCGAAGTAGTCGAAAAAGCGGTCATCATCTAA
- the rplB gene encoding 50S ribosomal protein L2, with the protein MAIKKYKPTSNGRRNMTSSDFSAITTDKPEKSLLEPLKRKGGRNNQGRTTVRHQGGGHKRQYRVIDFQRRKDGIPGRVATIEYDPNRSANIALINYADGEKRYILAPKGLEVGMTVMSGPEADIKVGNSLPLENIPMGSTIHNIELKPGKGGQLVRSAGTSAQLLGREGKYVIIRLQSGEVRMILSTCRATIGQVGNEQHELINIGKAGRSRWLGKRPTVRGSVMNPNDHPHGGGEGRTPIGRPSPVTPWGKPALGYKTRKKNNKSDKLIVRRRKK; encoded by the coding sequence ATGGCGATTAAGAAATATAAACCTACCTCCAACGGACGTCGTAACATGACTTCTTCAGACTTCTCTGCTATTACAACAGATAAGCCGGAAAAATCATTGCTTGAACCACTTAAGCGTAAAGGCGGACGTAACAACCAAGGTAGGACTACTGTTCGTCACCAAGGTGGAGGCCACAAGCGCCAATACCGTGTCATCGACTTCCAACGTCGGAAAGATGGCATTCCAGGACGCGTTGCTACGATCGAATACGATCCAAACCGTTCTGCTAACATTGCCCTAATCAACTATGCTGATGGGGAAAAACGTTATATCCTTGCTCCAAAAGGTTTGGAAGTTGGAATGACAGTAATGTCAGGTCCAGAAGCGGATATCAAAGTAGGAAACTCACTTCCACTTGAAAATATCCCTATGGGTTCAACTATCCATAACATCGAATTGAAACCTGGTAAAGGCGGCCAATTAGTACGTTCTGCAGGTACATCTGCACAACTACTTGGACGTGAAGGCAAATATGTCATCATCCGTCTACAATCTGGCGAAGTTCGCATGATCCTTTCTACTTGCCGCGCTACTATCGGTCAAGTTGGTAACGAGCAACACGAATTGATCAACATCGGTAAAGCAGGTCGTTCACGCTGGTTGGGCAAACGTCCTACAGTACGTGGATCTGTAATGAACCCTAACGATCACCCACACGGTGGTGGTGAAGGACGTACACCAATCGGTCGTCCGAGCCCAGTTACACCTTGGGGTAAACCAGCTCTTGGTTACAAAACTCGTAAGAAAAACAACAAATCCGACAAACTTATCGTTCGTCGCCGTAAAAAATAA
- the tuf gene encoding elongation factor Tu encodes MAKAKFDRSKEHANVGTIGHVDHGKTTLTAAIATVLSKRMGGEAKSYADVDNAPEEKERGITINTSHIEYETDKRHYAHVDCPGHADYVKNMITGAAQMDGGILVVSAADGPMPQTREHILLSRQVGVPYLVVFMNKCDMVDDEELLELVEMEIRDLLSEYDFPGDDIPVIKGSALKALEGEAEWEEKIVELMNAVDEYIPTPPRDTDKPFMMPVEDVFSITGRGTVATGRVERGQVKVGDVVDIIGLTEEPKSTTVTGVEMFRKLLDYAEAGDNIGALLRGVSREDIERGQVLAKPGTITPHTSFKSEVYVLSKEEGGRHTPFFSNYRPQFYFRTTDVTGIISLPEGVEMVMPGDNVEMTVELIAPIAIEEGTKFSIREGGRTVGAGVVATIVK; translated from the coding sequence ATGGCAAAAGCAAAATTCGATCGCTCCAAGGAGCACGCTAACGTTGGTACAATCGGTCACGTTGACCATGGTAAAACAACTTTGACTGCTGCAATCGCAACAGTTCTTTCAAAGAGAATGGGTGGGGAAGCGAAATCTTACGCTGACGTAGATAACGCTCCAGAAGAAAAAGAGCGTGGAATCACGATCAATACTTCACACATCGAGTACGAAACTGACAAACGTCACTACGCACACGTTGACTGCCCAGGTCACGCTGACTACGTTAAAAACATGATCACTGGTGCTGCTCAAATGGACGGCGGTATCCTAGTTGTATCTGCAGCTGACGGCCCAATGCCACAAACTCGTGAGCACATTCTTCTTTCACGTCAAGTAGGTGTTCCTTACCTAGTTGTATTCATGAACAAATGTGACATGGTTGACGACGAAGAGCTTCTTGAGCTTGTTGAAATGGAAATCCGTGACCTTCTTTCTGAGTACGACTTCCCTGGCGACGACATTCCTGTCATCAAAGGATCTGCTCTTAAAGCACTTGAAGGTGAAGCTGAGTGGGAAGAGAAAATCGTTGAGCTTATGAACGCTGTTGATGAGTACATCCCAACACCACCACGTGATACTGATAAACCATTCATGATGCCAGTTGAGGACGTATTCTCAATTACTGGTCGTGGAACAGTTGCTACAGGACGCGTTGAGCGTGGTCAAGTTAAAGTCGGTGACGTTGTTGACATCATCGGTTTGACTGAAGAACCAAAATCTACAACTGTTACAGGTGTAGAAATGTTCCGTAAGCTTCTTGACTATGCAGAAGCTGGAGACAACATCGGTGCACTTCTTCGTGGGGTTTCCCGTGAAGACATCGAGCGTGGTCAAGTACTTGCTAAACCAGGTACAATCACACCACACACAAGCTTCAAATCAGAAGTTTATGTTCTTTCAAAAGAAGAGGGTGGACGTCATACTCCATTCTTCTCTAACTACCGCCCACAGTTCTACTTCCGTACAACTGACGTAACAGGAATCATCTCTCTTCCTGAAGGAGTAGAAATGGTTATGCCTGGCGACAACGTTGAAATGACTGTTGAACTGATCGCTCCAATCGCGATTGAAGAAGGTACTAAATTCTCAATCCGTGAAGGTGGCCGTACAGTAGGCGCTGGCGTTGTAGCAACAATCGTAAAATAA
- the rplC gene encoding 50S ribosomal protein L3 yields MTKGILGRKVGMTQIFAENGDLIPVTVIEAAPNVVLQKKTTENDGYEAIQLGFDDKREKLANKPEKGHVAKAETAPKRFIREFRGDVAGYEVGQEVKVDTFAEGDIVDITGVSKGKGFQGVIKRHGYSRGPMSHGSRFHRAPGSLGAVDGQRVFKGKKLPGRTGGDTVTIQNLEIVRVDAERNLLLVKGNIPGARKSLVTVKSAIKGK; encoded by the coding sequence ATGACCAAAGGAATCTTAGGGAGAAAAGTCGGTATGACGCAAATCTTTGCTGAAAACGGCGATTTAATTCCAGTAACTGTGATCGAAGCTGCTCCAAACGTAGTTCTTCAAAAGAAAACTACTGAAAATGACGGCTACGAAGCAATCCAGCTTGGATTCGACGACAAACGTGAAAAGCTTGCAAACAAACCTGAAAAGGGACACGTTGCAAAAGCTGAAACGGCACCTAAGCGCTTCATTCGCGAATTCCGCGGAGACGTTGCTGGGTATGAAGTTGGTCAGGAAGTCAAAGTCGATACATTCGCGGAAGGCGATATCGTCGACATTACAGGAGTATCAAAAGGTAAAGGGTTCCAAGGTGTTATTAAGCGCCATGGTTACTCACGCGGACCAATGAGTCACGGTTCTCGTTTCCACCGTGCACCAGGTTCATTAGGTGCGGTTGACGGACAACGTGTATTCAAAGGTAAGAAATTGCCAGGACGTACTGGTGGAGACACTGTAACGATTCAAAACCTTGAAATCGTACGAGTTGACGCTGAGCGTAACTTGTTGTTAGTAAAAGGTAACATTCCAGGAGCGCGCAAATCACTTGTAACAGTGAAAAGTGCAATCAAAGGGAAGTAA
- the rpsJ gene encoding 30S ribosomal protein S10 produces MAKQKIRIRLKAYDHRILDQSAEKIVETAKRSGASVSGPIPLPTERSVYTILRAVHKYKDSREQFEMRTHKRLIDIVNPTPQTVDALMKLDLPSGVDIEIKL; encoded by the coding sequence ATGGCAAAACAGAAGATTCGTATTCGTTTAAAAGCATATGATCACAGAATTCTTGATCAATCAGCTGAAAAGATTGTAGAAACAGCAAAACGTTCGGGTGCAAGCGTATCGGGTCCGATACCTCTTCCGACTGAAAGATCTGTTTACACGATCCTTCGTGCGGTACATAAGTACAAAGATTCGCGCGAGCAGTTCGAAATGCGTACGCATAAACGTCTAATCGATATCGTCAATCCGACACCACAAACTGTCGATGCGTTGATGAAACTTGATTTACCATCTGGCGTTGACATTGAAATCAAACTTTAA
- the rpsG gene encoding 30S ribosomal protein S7, translated as MPRKGPVAKRDVLPDPIYNSKLVTRLINKMMVDGKKGTSQKILYGAFELVKERSGKDPLEVFEAALNNVMPVLEVRARRVGGANYQVPVEVRPERRTTLGLRYLVNYSRTRGEKTMEERLANEILDASNNTGASVKRREEMHKMAEANKAFAHYRW; from the coding sequence ATGCCTCGTAAAGGTCCTGTTGCAAAACGCGACGTATTACCAGATCCAATTTACAATTCGAAGCTTGTTACACGTCTCATCAATAAAATGATGGTTGACGGTAAAAAAGGTACATCACAAAAAATCCTCTATGGTGCGTTTGAACTTGTTAAAGAACGTTCCGGTAAAGATCCTTTAGAAGTATTTGAAGCAGCATTGAACAACGTAATGCCAGTACTTGAAGTACGTGCTCGCCGCGTTGGTGGTGCTAACTATCAAGTTCCGGTTGAAGTTCGTCCTGAACGCCGTACAACTCTAGGATTGCGTTACCTTGTGAACTACTCACGCACACGCGGTGAGAAAACAATGGAGGAACGTCTTGCGAATGAAATCCTTGACGCTTCCAACAACACAGGTGCATCCGTAAAACGTCGTGAAGAAATGCATAAAATGGCTGAAGCCAACAAAGCATTCGCTCACTATCGTTGGTAA
- the rplV gene encoding 50S ribosomal protein L22, with translation MQQAKATARTVRIAPRKVRLVVDLIRGKKIGEAVAILRLTPKAASPVVEKVLKSAIANAEHNYELDVENLVVSEVFVDEGPTMKRFRPRAQGRASAINKRTSHITVVVSEKKEG, from the coding sequence ATGCAACAAGCAAAAGCTACTGCCCGCACAGTCCGTATTGCTCCTCGCAAAGTCCGTTTGGTCGTTGATCTTATCCGGGGCAAGAAAATCGGTGAAGCTGTCGCGATTCTACGCCTGACGCCAAAAGCGGCATCTCCGGTTGTAGAAAAAGTTTTGAAATCAGCAATTGCAAACGCTGAACACAACTATGAATTGGATGTTGAGAACCTTGTCGTTAGCGAAGTATTCGTAGATGAAGGTCCAACAATGAAACGTTTCCGTCCACGTGCACAAGGTCGTGCAAGTGCGATCAACAAACGTACTAGCCACATCACTGTAGTGGTATCCGAAAAGAAGGAGGGGTAA
- the rpsC gene encoding 30S ribosomal protein S3, translating into MGQKVHPNGLRVGIIRDWDSKWYAEKDYANLLHEDLKIREFVEKRLVDAAVSKVEIERAAKRVNITIHTAKPGMVIGKGGSEVEALRKSLNDITGKRVHINIVEIKRADLDAKLVAESIARQLESRVSFRRAQKQAIQRTIRSGAKGIKTQVSGRLGGADIARAEHYSEGTVPLHTLRADIDYAHAEADTTYGKLGVKVWIYRGEVLPVKKNSEEGGN; encoded by the coding sequence GTGGGTCAAAAAGTACATCCTAATGGTTTGCGGGTTGGAATCATCCGTGACTGGGATTCGAAATGGTATGCAGAAAAAGACTATGCGAATCTTTTACACGAAGACTTGAAAATCCGTGAATTCGTCGAAAAACGACTAGTAGACGCAGCAGTTTCCAAAGTGGAAATCGAGCGTGCTGCAAAGCGTGTAAACATTACAATTCACACTGCGAAGCCTGGTATGGTTATCGGTAAAGGCGGTTCTGAAGTCGAAGCACTTCGTAAATCTCTTAACGATATTACTGGCAAGCGTGTACACATCAACATCGTGGAAATCAAGCGTGCAGATCTTGACGCGAAATTGGTTGCAGAATCAATCGCACGTCAACTTGAAAGCCGTGTATCTTTCCGTCGTGCACAAAAACAAGCAATTCAACGCACTATTCGTTCTGGTGCAAAAGGAATCAAAACACAAGTATCCGGACGTCTTGGCGGTGCTGACATCGCTCGTGCGGAACACTATAGTGAAGGTACTGTACCTCTTCATACATTACGTGCAGACATCGACTATGCACACGCAGAAGCTGACACAACATATGGTAAGCTTGGCGTTAAAGTATGGATTTACCGGGGAGAAGTCCTTCCAGTGAAGAAGAACTCTGAGGAAGGAGGCAACTAA
- the rpmC gene encoding 50S ribosomal protein L29, producing the protein MKAKEIRDLTTAEIEQKVKSLKEELFNLRFQLATGQLENTARIREVRKSIARMKTVIRQREISANN; encoded by the coding sequence ATGAAAGCTAAAGAAATCCGTGACTTAACAACTGCAGAAATCGAGCAAAAAGTGAAATCACTGAAAGAAGAGCTTTTCAACCTTCGCTTCCAATTAGCGACAGGACAATTAGAAAACACTGCACGCATCCGTGAAGTTCGCAAATCGATTGCGCGCATGAAAACTGTAATACGTCAAAGAGAGATCAGTGCAAATAACTGA
- the rplD gene encoding 50S ribosomal protein L4, with translation MPKVSVLSQTGSSVGEIELNEAIFGIEPNEAVLFEALVQQRASLRQGNHKVKTRAEVAGGGRKPWRQKGTGRARQGSIRSPQWRGGGIVFGPSQRSYSYKLNKKVRRLALLSALSTKVRDEEIIVLDGLSFDAPKTKEFTKVLKDLSIEKKALFVTADLDEAVALSARNIPGISVVTANGINVLDLVGHDQLVITKDAVQKIEEVLG, from the coding sequence ATGCCTAAAGTATCCGTACTAAGTCAAACAGGATCTTCAGTTGGCGAAATCGAATTGAACGAAGCGATCTTCGGAATCGAACCAAATGAAGCAGTCCTATTCGAAGCTTTGGTTCAACAACGTGCGTCGTTGCGTCAAGGTAACCATAAAGTTAAAACTCGCGCGGAAGTTGCTGGCGGTGGCCGTAAACCATGGCGCCAAAAAGGAACAGGTCGTGCACGTCAAGGTTCAATCCGTTCACCACAATGGCGTGGAGGCGGTATCGTATTTGGACCATCTCAAAGAAGCTATAGCTACAAGCTTAATAAGAAAGTCCGTCGTTTGGCACTTCTATCTGCACTTTCTACGAAAGTTCGCGATGAAGAAATCATCGTATTGGATGGCCTATCATTCGATGCACCGAAGACAAAAGAATTCACGAAAGTTCTTAAAGACCTTTCAATCGAGAAAAAAGCATTGTTCGTAACAGCTGACCTTGATGAAGCAGTAGCATTGTCTGCTCGTAACATCCCTGGAATTAGCGTTGTTACAGCTAACGGCATCAACGTTCTTGATCTTGTTGGTCATGACCAACTTGTCATCACTAAAGATGCAGTTCAAAAAATTGAGGAGGTGCTTGGTTAA
- the rplW gene encoding 50S ribosomal protein L23, giving the protein MEARDVLKRPVITERSSEQMEYKKYTFEVDTRANKTHVKQAVEEIFGVKVEKVNVQNYKGKFKRMGKHAGYTNKRRKAIVTLTADSKDIELFEI; this is encoded by the coding sequence ATGGAAGCACGTGATGTACTAAAACGTCCGGTCATTACCGAGCGTTCTTCAGAACAAATGGAATACAAAAAGTACACTTTCGAAGTTGACACTCGCGCTAACAAAACACATGTGAAGCAAGCTGTCGAAGAAATCTTCGGAGTAAAAGTGGAAAAAGTCAACGTTCAGAACTACAAAGGTAAGTTCAAGCGTATGGGCAAACACGCAGGCTACACTAACAAACGCCGTAAAGCGATTGTTACATTGACTGCAGACTCAAAAGACATCGAACTATTCGAGATCTAA
- the rpsS gene encoding 30S ribosomal protein S19: MGRSLKKGPFADDHLLKKVDAQKDAQKKQVIKTWSRRSTIFPSFIGLTIAVYDGRKHVPVYVTEDMVGHKLGEFVPTRTYKGHGADDKKTRR, translated from the coding sequence ATGGGCCGCAGCTTGAAAAAAGGACCTTTCGCAGATGATCATCTTTTGAAAAAGGTCGACGCTCAAAAAGATGCACAAAAAAAGCAGGTCATTAAAACTTGGTCTCGCCGTTCTACAATCTTCCCGTCATTCATCGGTTTGACGATTGCTGTATACGACGGACGCAAACACGTACCGGTTTACGTGACTGAAGATATGGTTGGTCACAAACTTGGTGAGTTCGTACCTACGCGCACATACAAAGGTCATGGCGCTGACGATAAGAAAACAAGACGCTAA